In Drosophila teissieri strain GT53w chromosome 2R, Prin_Dtei_1.1, whole genome shotgun sequence, the following proteins share a genomic window:
- the LOC122614582 gene encoding patronin isoform X4, translating to MDVETQEIRQARQRASVKWLLSKAFNNRVPDNLKEPFYRDHENQERLKPQIIVELGNATLYCQTLANLYSDPNYQSMNHWSIIQTLARKGVPVAESADMPITETVLIQTNPLRINAHMSVIESLMVLYAKEISSGDRVMAAIRRISGNNYQAPTGQSYEQALLGWISHACAALKKRIIKEVDAGLPDDNTPDIPPVRDFQDLCDGICLALLISYYCPKVVPWTSVRINYLPAVEDSIHNILLVCNFSQKHLPYTVMHMTPEDVTYMRGSMKLNLVVLLTDLFNLFEIHPAKCVCYPGMDGQDVIARRTMGANEHGICHRRGLTVQPVTPIPDLRSDLDQPPVGSPQNRPPFQVPHSNSFGGGLNRRSTPPNEYQTVQSNNFDGNHAEAFVVHKSRGITTLASMHSQQQQLHQQQQQQHQQQYHQQPLQQHPSQSQLQIQQQEPLVPARLRQAKEKTNVESKADERGDFVAAGRPSNWEQSRRPSFAGRRSRRNSSSEDSQLTIENFGGSQDQLNTLGRYERDRERKLSNTSVGSYPVEPAVAVRSSIADARGTLQLGYDTDSGSEKQDRETEKYSMRRQVSVDNVPTVSSHNLSNAGSPLPVARHKQHSSDKDYSSNSGMTPDAYNDTRSTSAYDPESTPVRKSSTSSMPASPAAWQLDVGDDDMRSLENASKLSTIRMKLEEKRRRIEQDKRKIEMALLRHQEKEDLESCPDVMKWETMSNESKRTPDMDPVDLDKYQQSIAIMNMNLQDIQQDIHRLATQQSQMQAQHLQAQQLMQAQQIANMLNQQQTYGSQQHLADHHYQQQRPMQQSFGSSPHIPQAYNAPVSAYSSRPPSRDPYQQQLHHQQQQPMPMPQPMQYVNEHGQYMSPPQPAHYMPQQTQQPQSIYSDNGAAYNHSNHSPYGGAPQYRSSVVYDDYGQPTNHFYLHESSPQPQAHPHPQRRTWAHSAAAAAYEQQQQIQPSLVDVNAWQTQQHQKQKQTWMNRPPSSAGAPSPGSFMLHQNGGGGGGGGGGELQHLFQVQASPQHGQRQVSGSNGVQRQQSLTNLRDNRSPKAPQNMGMPMGMPMQQEDMMAPQSICFIGDEEDVDELERNIIESMQSTHITDFVHQQQQQHQQQLQQQQRLQGHSGRGSSSEDYDSGEMISNKLNITSGNLTYRIPSPSRPSIQANSFQDPRAMAAAPGAEDQPPEKGFYISFDDEQPKRPKPPLRAKRSPKKESPPGSRDSVDNQATLKRESLSHLHNNNNIGFGNDDVNSKPVTRHSIHGLNNSNSVKSPGNATYNKYTDEPPIQLRQLAVSGAMSPTSNERRHLDDVSNQSPQQTQQPMSPTRLQQNSNNAEAAKNKALVIGADSTNLDPESVDEMERRKEKIMLLSLQRRQQQEEAKARKEIEASQKREKEREKEEERSRKKEEQMARRAAILEQHRLKKAIEEAEREGKTLDRPDLHVKLQSHSSTSTTPRLRQQRTTRPRPKTIHVDDASVDISEASSISSRGKKGSSSNLTGYGQLSSNSMKRDYYRGSQDSLTVKESPDDYPSTSSTPIGRRGSYKTSREPAGVERGRTLSRISVAKGSTLNFRGRKSNSLMNLCDTDSGLGRATPPRRAPSPGMGMGASGRHMPSPSGPGSLPPGLISKRRGFDDGSSDFSLTPNLNMEYSGPKLYKQPAAKSNRGIILNAVEYCVFPGVVNREAKQKVLEKIARSEAKHFLVLFRDAGCQFRALYSYQPETDQVTKLYGTGPSQVEEVMFDKFFKYNSGGKCFSQVHTKHLTVTIDAFTIHNSLWQGKRVQLPSKKDMALVI from the exons ATGGATGTCGAAACACAGGAAATACGACAG GCTCGTCAACGTGCTTCCGTCAAATGGCTGCTCTCGAAGGCGTTCAACAATCGCGTGCCGGACAACCTGAAGGAGCCCTTCTACCGCGATCATGAGAATCAGGAGCGCCTCAAGCCGCAGATCATCGTGGAGCTGGGCAATGCCACGCTCTACTGCCAGACGCTGGCCAATCTGTACTCAGATCCCAACTACCAAAGCATGAACCACTGGTCAATAATACAGACGCTAGCGCGCAAGGGAGTTCCCGTGGCCGAATCCGCGGACATGCCCATTACCGAAACGGTATTAATTCAAACAAATCCGCTGCGAATT AACGCCCACATGTCTGTGATAGAATCGCTGATGGTTTTGTATGCGAAGGAAATATCATCGGGTGACCGCGTCATGGCGGCCATACGAAG AATATCTGGCAACAACTATCAGGCGCCCACTGGCCAGTCCTACGAGCAAGCTCTGCTGGGCTGGATTTCGCATGCTTGCGCCGCTCTGAAGAAGCGCATTATCAAGGAGGTGGACGCAGGACTGCCCGACGATAAT ACCCCGGATATACCACCTGTAAGGGACTTCCAGGATCTGTGCGATGGAATCTGCTTGGCGCTGCTCATCTCGTACTACTGCCCAAAGGTGGTGCCGTGGACGAGTGTGCGGATCAACTATCTGCCCGCCGTTGAGGACTcgattcacaacatcctgctGGTCTGCAATTTCTCGCAGAAGCATCTGCCCTATACCGTGATGCATATGACGCCCGAGGATGTGACCTACATGCGCGG ATCCATGAAACTGAATCTGGTAGTGTTGCTGACGGATTTGTTCAATCTGTTTGAGATACACCCGGCAAAATGTGTTTGCTACCCCGGCATGGATGGTCAGG ATGTCATCGCCCGGCGCACTATGGGCGCCAATGAGCACGGGATCTGCCATCGACGGGGCCTCACAGTGCAGCCCGTCACACCCATTCCCGATCTGCGCAGCGATCTCGACCAGCCGCCCGTAGGCTCGCCTCAGAACCGACCACCGTTCCAAG TTCCGCACTCGAATTCATTCGGCGGCGGCTTAAATCGCAGATCAACCCCGCCCAACGAATACCAGACGGTTCAGTCAAATAATTTTGACGGTAATCATGCCGAag CCTTCGTGGTGCACAAGTCGCGTGGCATCACCACACTCGCCTCCATGcactcgcagcagcagcagctccatcagcagcaacagcaacagcatcagcagcaataCCATcagcagccactgcagcagcacccATCCCAGTCGCAGCTCCAAatccagcagcaggagcccTTGGTTCCGGCTCGCTTGCGCCAGGCTAAAGAAAAGACCAATGTTGAGTCGAAGGCGGACGAGAGAG GCGATTTTGTCGCTGCGGGTCGACCAAGTAACTGGGAACAGAGCCGCCGGCCAAGCTTTGCAG GTCGTCGCTCGCGCAGGAACTCTTCCAGCGAGGACTCCCAGCTGACGATCGAGAACTTTGGTGGCTCCCAGGATCAGCTGAACACGCTGGGACGATACGAACGCGACAGGGAACGCAAGTTGTCCAACACCAGTGTGGGCAGTTATCCAGTTGAACCCGCTGTGGCCGTTCGCTCTTCGATTGCCGATGCTAGGGGCACGTTGCAGTTGGGCTACGATACGGACTCCGGCTCCGAGAAGCAGGATCGCGAAACGGAAAAGTATTCGATGCGCCGGCAAGTCAG TGTCGACAATGTGCCCACGGTGTCGTCGCACAATCTTTCGAATGCGGGCAGCCCGTTGCCGGTGGCTAGGCACAAGCAACATTCCAGCGACAAAGactacagcagcaacagcggcatgACACCAGATGCATACAACGATACCCGCTCCACCAGTGCTTACGATCCGGAGAGCACGCCCGTTCGCAAATCCTCGACGAGCAGCATGCCAGCAAGTCCCGCTGCCTGGCAGTTGGATGTGGGAGACGACGATATGCGCTCGCTGGAGAACGCCAGCAAGTTGTCCACCATACGAATGAAACTGGAGGAGAAGCGGCGGCGCATTGAGCAGGACAAGCGCAAGATCGAGATGGCTTTGCTGCGCCACCAGGAGAAG GAGGATTTGGAGTCGTGTCCGGACGTAATGAAGTGGGAGACAATGAGCAACGAATCCAAGCGCACGCCTGATATGGATCCCGTGGACTTGGACAAGTACCAG CAAAGTATCGCCATCATGAACATGAACCTGCAGGATATCCAGCAGGATATCCACCGCCTGGCCACCCAGCAAAGCCAAATGCAGGCGCAGCACCTCCAAGCCCAACAGCTCATGCAGGCTCAGCAGATAGCCAACATGCTGAACCAG CAGCAGACCTATGGGTCGCAGCAGCACCTGGCTGATCATCACTACCAGCAGCAGAGACCCATGCAGCAAAGCTTTGGTTCATCGCCCCATATTCCGCAGGCCTACAACGCCCCAGTCAGCGCATACAGCTCCCGTCCGCCCAGTCGCGATCcctaccagcagcagctccaccatcagcagcagcagcccatgcccatgccccaACCGATGCAGTACGTCAACGAGCACGGGCAGTATATGTCGCCGCCGCAGCCCGCGCACTACATGCCGCAGCAGACGCAACAGCCGCAGAGCATCTACAGCGACAACGGGGCGGCGTACAATCACAGTAACCACTCGCCGTACGGCGGAGCTCCACAGTATCGGAGCAGCGTGGTGTACGACGATTACGGGCAGCCCACCAACCACTTCTACCTGCATGAGTCATCGCCGCAGCCACAAgctcatccgcatccgcagcGTAGGACTTGGGCCCACtccgcagcagccgccgcttatgagcaacagcaacagatcCAGCCTTCCCTGGTGGATGTGAATGCCTGGCAGACGCAGCAGCaccagaagcagaagcagactTGGATGAACAGACCGCCCTCAAGTGCGGGAGCTCCGAGTCCTGGCAGCTTTATGCTGCACCAGAacggaggaggcggtggcggtggtggtggtggtgagtTACAGCACCTGTTTCAGGTACAGGCCTCGCCACAGCATGGCCAACGTCAGGTTAGTGGATCCAATGGCGTGCAGCGCCAGCAATCGCTGACCAATTTGCGAGACAATCGCTCGCCCAAGGCACCACAAAACATGGGAATGCCCATGGGCATGCCGATGCAGCAAGAGGACATGATGGCACCGCAGAGTATTTGCTTCATCGGTGACGaggaggatgtggatgagCTGGAGCGAAACATCATCGAATCAATGCAGTCGACGCACATCACCGACTTTgtgcaccagcagcagcagcaacaccaacagcaacttcagcagcaacagcggttGCAGGGGCACAGCGGACGAGGCAGCAGCTCGGAGGATTATGACAGCGGGGAGATGATCTCCAACAAGCTGAACATCACCAGCGGCAATCTCACCTATCGCATACCCTCGCCATCCCGTCCCTCCATCCAAGCCAACAGCTTCCAGGATCCCCGAGCCATGGCAGCAGCTCCCGGTGCAGAGGACCAGCCGCCCGAGAAGGGTTTCTACATCTCCTTCGACGATGAGCAGCCCAAACGACCCAAGCCACCTCTGCGCGCCAAGCGTTCGCCCAAAAAGGAGTCTCCACCGGGCAGTAGGGACAGCGTCGATAATCAGGCGACCCTGAAACGTGAATCGCTTAGTCAtctgcacaacaacaacaatattgGATTTGGAAATGACGATGTCAACAGCAAACCGGTGACCAGGCACAGCATCCATGGCCTAAACAACTCCAATAGTGTCAAATCTCCCGGAAATGCCACGTACAACAAGTACACGGATGAGCCGCCCATCCAACTGCGTCAGCTGGCCGTTTCTGGAGCAATGTCACCAACTAGTAACGAACGTCGCCACCTGGACGATGTCAGCAACCAGTCACCGCAGCAGACGCAACAACCAATGTCGCCCACGCGACTCCAAcagaacagcaacaatgccGAGGCGGCCAAGAACAAGGCGCTGGTCATCGGAGCAGATTCCACCAATTTGGATCCG GAATCTGTAGATGAGATGGAGCGGCGCAAGGAGAAAATCATGCTGCTGTCTTTGCAACGTCGCCAGCAACAGGAGGAGGCCAAGGCGCGCAAAGAGATTGAGGCTTCCCAGAAGCGAGAAAAGGAGCGCGAAAAGGAAGAGGAACGATCGCGCAAGAAGGAGGAGCAAATGGCACGGCGAGCGGCCATTTTGGAGCAGCACAGACTCAAGAAAGCCATTGAAGAGGCCGAGCGAGAG GGTAAAACCCTGGATCGGCCAGATCTGCACGTGAAACTGCAATCCCATTCATCCACCTCAACGACCCCGCGGCTGAGGCAGCAGCGTACCACGCGTCCCAGACCGAAGACAATTCACGTGGACGATGCCAGCGTGGACATCAGCGAGGCTTCAAGCATCTCTAGTCGGGGCAAAAAAGGCTCAAGCTCGAATCTAACTG GCTACGGTCAACTAAGCTCAAATTCAATGAAAAGAGATTACTACAGGGGCTCGCAAGACTCCCTCACTGTAAAAg AGTCACCCGATGATTATCCCAGTACAAGTTCAACTCCGATTGGACGACGGGGATCGTACAAAACTTCCAGAG AGCCAGCCGGCGTAGAAAGGGGCCGCACTCTGTCGCGTATCTCCGTCGCTAAGGGCAGCACGCTTAATTTCCGGGGCCGAAAGTCCAATTCGCTAATGAATCTGTGCG ACACAGATTCGGGACTGGGACGCGCCACTCCGCCGAGGCGTGCTCCGTCGcctggaatgggaatgggcgcTTCAGGTAGGCATATGCCATCTCCCTCCGGACCGGGCTCATTGCCGCCAGGTTTGATATCGAAACGTCGCGGATTTGATGATGGATCCAGCGATTTCTCTTTAACTCCGAATTTGAACATGGAATATTCGG GTCCTAAACTCTATAAGCAACCAGCGGCCAAATCGAATCGTGGAATCATCCTGAATGCCGTTGAATACTGTGTTTTTCCCGGCGTTGTCAACCGCGAGGCCAAACAGAAAGTGCTGGAGAAGATAGCGCGCTCGGAGGCGAAGCACTTCCTGGTACTCTTCCGCGATGCTGGCTGCCAGTTCCGCGCCCTCTACAGCTACCAGCCGGAAACGGACCAGGTGACCAAGCTGTATGGTACTGGGCCTAGTCAAGTCGAAGAAGTCATGTTCGACAAGTTCTTCAA ATATAACTCAGGAGGCAAGTGCTTCTCGCAAGTGCACACCAAGCATCTGACAGTGACCATCGACGCCTTCACAATACACAACTCCCTGTGGCAGGGCAAGCGGGTGCAGTTGCCCAGCAAAAAAGACATGGCGCTTGTAATCTAA
- the LOC122614582 gene encoding patronin isoform X2, with translation MDVETQEIRQARQRASVKWLLSKAFNNRVPDNLKEPFYRDHENQERLKPQIIVELGNATLYCQTLANLYSDPNYQSMNHWSIIQTLARKGVPVAESADMPITETVLIQTNPLRINAHMSVIESLMVLYAKEISSGDRVMAAIRRISGNNYQAPTGQSYEQALLGWISHACAALKKRIIKEVDAGLPDDNGSRLQTPDIPPVRDFQDLCDGICLALLISYYCPKVVPWTSVRINYLPAVEDSIHNILLVCNFSQKHLPYTVMHMTPEDVTYMRGSMKLNLVVLLTDLFNLFEIHPAKCVCYPGMDGQDVIARRTMGANEHGICHRRGLTVQPVTPIPDLRSDLDQPPVGSPQNRPPFQVPHSNSFGGGLNRRSTPPNEYQTVQSNNFDGNHAEAFVVHKSRGITTLASMHSQQQQLHQQQQQQHQQQYHQQPLQQHPSQSQLQIQQQEPLVPARLRQAKEKTNVESKADERGDFVAAGRPSNWEQSRRPSFAGRRSRRNSSSEDSQLTIENFGGSQDQLNTLGRYERDRERKLSNTSVGSYPVEPAVAVRSSIADARGTLQLGYDTDSGSEKQDRETEKYSMRRQVSVDNVPTVSSHNLSNAGSPLPVARHKQHSSDKDYSSNSGMTPDAYNDTRSTSAYDPESTPVRKSSTSSMPASPAAWQLDVGDDDMRSLENASKLSTIRMKLEEKRRRIEQDKRKIEMALLRHQEKEDLESCPDVMKWETMSNESKRTPDMDPVDLDKYQQSIAIMNMNLQDIQQDIHRLATQQSQMQAQHLQAQQLMQAQQIANMLNQQTYGSQQHLADHHYQQQRPMQQSFGSSPHIPQAYNAPVSAYSSRPPSRDPYQQQLHHQQQQPMPMPQPMQYVNEHGQYMSPPQPAHYMPQQTQQPQSIYSDNGAAYNHSNHSPYGGAPQYRSSVVYDDYGQPTNHFYLHESSPQPQAHPHPQRRTWAHSAAAAAYEQQQQIQPSLVDVNAWQTQQHQKQKQTWMNRPPSSAGAPSPGSFMLHQNGGGGGGGGGGELQHLFQVQASPQHGQRQVSGSNGVQRQQSLTNLRDNRSPKAPQNMGMPMGMPMQQEDMMAPQSICFIGDEEDVDELERNIIESMQSTHITDFVHQQQQQHQQQLQQQQRLQGHSGRGSSSEDYDSGEMISNKLNITSGNLTYRIPSPSRPSIQANSFQDPRAMAAAPGAEDQPPEKGFYISFDDEQPKRPKPPLRAKRSPKKESPPGSRDSVDNQATLKRESLSHLHNNNNIGFGNDDVNSKPVTRHSIHGLNNSNSVKSPGNATYNKYTDEPPIQLRQLAVSGAMSPTSNERRHLDDVSNQSPQQTQQPMSPTRLQQNSNNAEAAKNKALVIGADSTNLDPESVDEMERRKEKIMLLSLQRRQQQEEAKARKEIEASQKREKEREKEEERSRKKEEQMARRAAILEQHRLKKAIEEAEREGKTLDRPDLHVKLQSHSSTSTTPRLRQQRTTRPRPKTIHVDDASVDISEASSISSRGKKGSSSNLTGYGQLSSNSMKRDYYRGSQDSLTVKESPDDYPSTSSTPIGRRGSYKTSREPAGVERGRTLSRISVAKGSTLNFRGRKSNSLMNLCDTDSGLGRATPPRRAPSPGMGMGASGRHMPSPSGPGSLPPGLISKRRGFDDGSSDFSLTPNLNMEYSGPKLYKQPAAKSNRGIILNAVEYCVFPGVVNREAKQKVLEKIARSEAKHFLVLFRDAGCQFRALYSYQPETDQVTKLYGTGPSQVEEVMFDKFFKYNSGGKCFSQVHTKHLTVTIDAFTIHNSLWQGKRVQLPSKKDMALVI, from the exons ATGGATGTCGAAACACAGGAAATACGACAG GCTCGTCAACGTGCTTCCGTCAAATGGCTGCTCTCGAAGGCGTTCAACAATCGCGTGCCGGACAACCTGAAGGAGCCCTTCTACCGCGATCATGAGAATCAGGAGCGCCTCAAGCCGCAGATCATCGTGGAGCTGGGCAATGCCACGCTCTACTGCCAGACGCTGGCCAATCTGTACTCAGATCCCAACTACCAAAGCATGAACCACTGGTCAATAATACAGACGCTAGCGCGCAAGGGAGTTCCCGTGGCCGAATCCGCGGACATGCCCATTACCGAAACGGTATTAATTCAAACAAATCCGCTGCGAATT AACGCCCACATGTCTGTGATAGAATCGCTGATGGTTTTGTATGCGAAGGAAATATCATCGGGTGACCGCGTCATGGCGGCCATACGAAG AATATCTGGCAACAACTATCAGGCGCCCACTGGCCAGTCCTACGAGCAAGCTCTGCTGGGCTGGATTTCGCATGCTTGCGCCGCTCTGAAGAAGCGCATTATCAAGGAGGTGGACGCAGGACTGCCCGACGATAAT GGTTCTCGTCTGCAGACCCCGGATATACCACCTGTAAGGGACTTCCAGGATCTGTGCGATGGAATCTGCTTGGCGCTGCTCATCTCGTACTACTGCCCAAAGGTGGTGCCGTGGACGAGTGTGCGGATCAACTATCTGCCCGCCGTTGAGGACTcgattcacaacatcctgctGGTCTGCAATTTCTCGCAGAAGCATCTGCCCTATACCGTGATGCATATGACGCCCGAGGATGTGACCTACATGCGCGG ATCCATGAAACTGAATCTGGTAGTGTTGCTGACGGATTTGTTCAATCTGTTTGAGATACACCCGGCAAAATGTGTTTGCTACCCCGGCATGGATGGTCAGG ATGTCATCGCCCGGCGCACTATGGGCGCCAATGAGCACGGGATCTGCCATCGACGGGGCCTCACAGTGCAGCCCGTCACACCCATTCCCGATCTGCGCAGCGATCTCGACCAGCCGCCCGTAGGCTCGCCTCAGAACCGACCACCGTTCCAAG TTCCGCACTCGAATTCATTCGGCGGCGGCTTAAATCGCAGATCAACCCCGCCCAACGAATACCAGACGGTTCAGTCAAATAATTTTGACGGTAATCATGCCGAag CCTTCGTGGTGCACAAGTCGCGTGGCATCACCACACTCGCCTCCATGcactcgcagcagcagcagctccatcagcagcaacagcaacagcatcagcagcaataCCATcagcagccactgcagcagcacccATCCCAGTCGCAGCTCCAAatccagcagcaggagcccTTGGTTCCGGCTCGCTTGCGCCAGGCTAAAGAAAAGACCAATGTTGAGTCGAAGGCGGACGAGAGAG GCGATTTTGTCGCTGCGGGTCGACCAAGTAACTGGGAACAGAGCCGCCGGCCAAGCTTTGCAG GTCGTCGCTCGCGCAGGAACTCTTCCAGCGAGGACTCCCAGCTGACGATCGAGAACTTTGGTGGCTCCCAGGATCAGCTGAACACGCTGGGACGATACGAACGCGACAGGGAACGCAAGTTGTCCAACACCAGTGTGGGCAGTTATCCAGTTGAACCCGCTGTGGCCGTTCGCTCTTCGATTGCCGATGCTAGGGGCACGTTGCAGTTGGGCTACGATACGGACTCCGGCTCCGAGAAGCAGGATCGCGAAACGGAAAAGTATTCGATGCGCCGGCAAGTCAG TGTCGACAATGTGCCCACGGTGTCGTCGCACAATCTTTCGAATGCGGGCAGCCCGTTGCCGGTGGCTAGGCACAAGCAACATTCCAGCGACAAAGactacagcagcaacagcggcatgACACCAGATGCATACAACGATACCCGCTCCACCAGTGCTTACGATCCGGAGAGCACGCCCGTTCGCAAATCCTCGACGAGCAGCATGCCAGCAAGTCCCGCTGCCTGGCAGTTGGATGTGGGAGACGACGATATGCGCTCGCTGGAGAACGCCAGCAAGTTGTCCACCATACGAATGAAACTGGAGGAGAAGCGGCGGCGCATTGAGCAGGACAAGCGCAAGATCGAGATGGCTTTGCTGCGCCACCAGGAGAAG GAGGATTTGGAGTCGTGTCCGGACGTAATGAAGTGGGAGACAATGAGCAACGAATCCAAGCGCACGCCTGATATGGATCCCGTGGACTTGGACAAGTACCAG CAAAGTATCGCCATCATGAACATGAACCTGCAGGATATCCAGCAGGATATCCACCGCCTGGCCACCCAGCAAAGCCAAATGCAGGCGCAGCACCTCCAAGCCCAACAGCTCATGCAGGCTCAGCAGATAGCCAACATGCTGAACCAG CAGACCTATGGGTCGCAGCAGCACCTGGCTGATCATCACTACCAGCAGCAGAGACCCATGCAGCAAAGCTTTGGTTCATCGCCCCATATTCCGCAGGCCTACAACGCCCCAGTCAGCGCATACAGCTCCCGTCCGCCCAGTCGCGATCcctaccagcagcagctccaccatcagcagcagcagcccatgcccatgccccaACCGATGCAGTACGTCAACGAGCACGGGCAGTATATGTCGCCGCCGCAGCCCGCGCACTACATGCCGCAGCAGACGCAACAGCCGCAGAGCATCTACAGCGACAACGGGGCGGCGTACAATCACAGTAACCACTCGCCGTACGGCGGAGCTCCACAGTATCGGAGCAGCGTGGTGTACGACGATTACGGGCAGCCCACCAACCACTTCTACCTGCATGAGTCATCGCCGCAGCCACAAgctcatccgcatccgcagcGTAGGACTTGGGCCCACtccgcagcagccgccgcttatgagcaacagcaacagatcCAGCCTTCCCTGGTGGATGTGAATGCCTGGCAGACGCAGCAGCaccagaagcagaagcagactTGGATGAACAGACCGCCCTCAAGTGCGGGAGCTCCGAGTCCTGGCAGCTTTATGCTGCACCAGAacggaggaggcggtggcggtggtggtggtggtgagtTACAGCACCTGTTTCAGGTACAGGCCTCGCCACAGCATGGCCAACGTCAGGTTAGTGGATCCAATGGCGTGCAGCGCCAGCAATCGCTGACCAATTTGCGAGACAATCGCTCGCCCAAGGCACCACAAAACATGGGAATGCCCATGGGCATGCCGATGCAGCAAGAGGACATGATGGCACCGCAGAGTATTTGCTTCATCGGTGACGaggaggatgtggatgagCTGGAGCGAAACATCATCGAATCAATGCAGTCGACGCACATCACCGACTTTgtgcaccagcagcagcagcaacaccaacagcaacttcagcagcaacagcggttGCAGGGGCACAGCGGACGAGGCAGCAGCTCGGAGGATTATGACAGCGGGGAGATGATCTCCAACAAGCTGAACATCACCAGCGGCAATCTCACCTATCGCATACCCTCGCCATCCCGTCCCTCCATCCAAGCCAACAGCTTCCAGGATCCCCGAGCCATGGCAGCAGCTCCCGGTGCAGAGGACCAGCCGCCCGAGAAGGGTTTCTACATCTCCTTCGACGATGAGCAGCCCAAACGACCCAAGCCACCTCTGCGCGCCAAGCGTTCGCCCAAAAAGGAGTCTCCACCGGGCAGTAGGGACAGCGTCGATAATCAGGCGACCCTGAAACGTGAATCGCTTAGTCAtctgcacaacaacaacaatattgGATTTGGAAATGACGATGTCAACAGCAAACCGGTGACCAGGCACAGCATCCATGGCCTAAACAACTCCAATAGTGTCAAATCTCCCGGAAATGCCACGTACAACAAGTACACGGATGAGCCGCCCATCCAACTGCGTCAGCTGGCCGTTTCTGGAGCAATGTCACCAACTAGTAACGAACGTCGCCACCTGGACGATGTCAGCAACCAGTCACCGCAGCAGACGCAACAACCAATGTCGCCCACGCGACTCCAAcagaacagcaacaatgccGAGGCGGCCAAGAACAAGGCGCTGGTCATCGGAGCAGATTCCACCAATTTGGATCCG GAATCTGTAGATGAGATGGAGCGGCGCAAGGAGAAAATCATGCTGCTGTCTTTGCAACGTCGCCAGCAACAGGAGGAGGCCAAGGCGCGCAAAGAGATTGAGGCTTCCCAGAAGCGAGAAAAGGAGCGCGAAAAGGAAGAGGAACGATCGCGCAAGAAGGAGGAGCAAATGGCACGGCGAGCGGCCATTTTGGAGCAGCACAGACTCAAGAAAGCCATTGAAGAGGCCGAGCGAGAG GGTAAAACCCTGGATCGGCCAGATCTGCACGTGAAACTGCAATCCCATTCATCCACCTCAACGACCCCGCGGCTGAGGCAGCAGCGTACCACGCGTCCCAGACCGAAGACAATTCACGTGGACGATGCCAGCGTGGACATCAGCGAGGCTTCAAGCATCTCTAGTCGGGGCAAAAAAGGCTCAAGCTCGAATCTAACTG GCTACGGTCAACTAAGCTCAAATTCAATGAAAAGAGATTACTACAGGGGCTCGCAAGACTCCCTCACTGTAAAAg AGTCACCCGATGATTATCCCAGTACAAGTTCAACTCCGATTGGACGACGGGGATCGTACAAAACTTCCAGAG AGCCAGCCGGCGTAGAAAGGGGCCGCACTCTGTCGCGTATCTCCGTCGCTAAGGGCAGCACGCTTAATTTCCGGGGCCGAAAGTCCAATTCGCTAATGAATCTGTGCG ACACAGATTCGGGACTGGGACGCGCCACTCCGCCGAGGCGTGCTCCGTCGcctggaatgggaatgggcgcTTCAGGTAGGCATATGCCATCTCCCTCCGGACCGGGCTCATTGCCGCCAGGTTTGATATCGAAACGTCGCGGATTTGATGATGGATCCAGCGATTTCTCTTTAACTCCGAATTTGAACATGGAATATTCGG GTCCTAAACTCTATAAGCAACCAGCGGCCAAATCGAATCGTGGAATCATCCTGAATGCCGTTGAATACTGTGTTTTTCCCGGCGTTGTCAACCGCGAGGCCAAACAGAAAGTGCTGGAGAAGATAGCGCGCTCGGAGGCGAAGCACTTCCTGGTACTCTTCCGCGATGCTGGCTGCCAGTTCCGCGCCCTCTACAGCTACCAGCCGGAAACGGACCAGGTGACCAAGCTGTATGGTACTGGGCCTAGTCAAGTCGAAGAAGTCATGTTCGACAAGTTCTTCAA ATATAACTCAGGAGGCAAGTGCTTCTCGCAAGTGCACACCAAGCATCTGACAGTGACCATCGACGCCTTCACAATACACAACTCCCTGTGGCAGGGCAAGCGGGTGCAGTTGCCCAGCAAAAAAGACATGGCGCTTGTAATCTAA